One stretch of Rhodothermales bacterium DNA includes these proteins:
- a CDS encoding S9 family peptidase → MTHELSDRHLLLPVLFVVCLVAGTIDAVAQDVYQQPPDALAALVDAPTTPAVSLSPDRSHLLLMHRPNLPSIAEVAAPELRLAGLRVNPRNNGPSRSRPYRSLTIRDLAGDEIAVRGIPAEGRIRNVSWSPDSRHIAFTVDLEDRIELFAVPVSTGAARRLLNSVSDAFYGAPFDWVPGSNSLVVRTIPESAVAPPTARAVPAGPIIQEATGEEAQARTYQDLLSSPHDEALFTYYVTSQLVHVDIDGGAEPIGDPQLFYAPDLSPDGRFVLVEYLKKPYSYLVPAYRFPVTTEVWDLKGQLIQSVADLPLAEAVPTAFGSVREGVRSVGWRADTPATLSWVEARDGGDARVEADVRDEVFQQSVPFDGPPTALATLPLRYGGILWGDGDLALVYESWWSTRTRRVYAVDPDDSMKDARVIMDYSSEDRYNDPGQPLTRATDAGTRVLITADGGSSIFLSGAGASPEGNRPFLRRMDLESLTTTEFFRSEAPNYESVAALLDPESMTLLTRRESADEPPNYYLRDLKTGDLVALTNFPHPYPQLAGVSKETIQYEREDGISLTATLYLPAGYESERDGPLPALVWAYPREFKSADAAGQRYDSPYQFKYVSYWGAVPYVTQGYAVINNASMPIVGEGEEEPNDSFREQLVANAAAAIEEGARRGVVDPNRVAIGGHSYGAFMTANLLAHSNLFRAGIARSGAYNRTLTPFGFQAEERLFWDAPDIYYNMSPFMHAEKVDEPILLIHGEADNNSGTYPLQSRRYYNALKGLGKTARLVMLPHESHGYRARESIMHMLWETNRWLDLHVKNAAPTAGSGVEDPIG, encoded by the coding sequence ATTACTCCCAGTTTTGTTCGTCGTCTGCCTCGTCGCCGGTACAATCGATGCCGTGGCCCAGGACGTTTATCAGCAGCCTCCAGACGCGCTCGCGGCGTTGGTGGATGCGCCGACGACTCCAGCCGTCAGCCTCAGCCCTGACCGTTCACACCTGCTCTTGATGCACCGACCAAACCTCCCGTCGATAGCCGAGGTAGCCGCTCCCGAATTGCGACTTGCAGGTCTCCGGGTCAACCCGCGCAACAACGGGCCCAGCCGGTCCCGTCCTTACCGTTCGTTGACAATTCGTGACCTTGCCGGGGATGAGATTGCCGTCCGGGGCATCCCCGCGGAGGGCCGAATCAGGAATGTCAGTTGGTCGCCCGACAGTCGACACATAGCGTTTACGGTTGATCTGGAAGATCGGATCGAATTGTTCGCGGTGCCCGTCAGCACCGGTGCGGCGCGCAGACTGTTGAATTCGGTTAGCGACGCGTTTTACGGTGCGCCGTTCGACTGGGTGCCTGGCAGCAACTCGCTCGTTGTCCGAACGATTCCGGAGAGTGCGGTCGCGCCACCAACGGCACGTGCCGTGCCGGCGGGTCCGATCATCCAGGAGGCGACGGGTGAGGAAGCGCAGGCCCGCACGTATCAGGACTTGCTCAGCAGTCCACACGACGAGGCTCTGTTTACGTACTACGTGACGAGCCAGCTCGTGCACGTTGACATCGACGGTGGGGCCGAACCCATCGGTGACCCGCAACTTTTCTACGCGCCAGATCTTTCTCCTGATGGCCGCTTCGTGCTCGTGGAGTATCTGAAGAAACCCTATTCCTATCTCGTTCCGGCGTACCGATTTCCGGTGACGACCGAGGTCTGGGACCTGAAGGGACAACTGATTCAGAGTGTGGCAGATCTTCCCCTCGCTGAGGCTGTTCCGACGGCTTTCGGATCGGTTCGGGAGGGTGTTCGGTCCGTCGGTTGGAGGGCGGATACCCCCGCGACTCTGTCGTGGGTCGAGGCCCGCGATGGCGGCGACGCCCGCGTCGAGGCCGATGTCCGCGACGAGGTCTTTCAGCAATCGGTTCCTTTCGACGGACCACCGACCGCACTGGCAACGCTGCCTCTGCGCTACGGTGGCATCCTATGGGGTGACGGCGACCTGGCGCTCGTGTATGAGTCGTGGTGGTCGACGCGAACGCGCCGGGTGTATGCTGTCGATCCCGACGACTCTATGAAGGACGCCCGCGTGATCATGGACTACTCGTCTGAAGACCGGTATAACGATCCGGGACAACCCCTCACACGGGCCACCGATGCGGGTACACGAGTACTCATCACGGCGGACGGTGGGAGTTCGATCTTTCTCAGCGGAGCCGGTGCCTCCCCGGAAGGCAACCGACCCTTTCTGCGGCGCATGGATCTGGAGTCGCTCACAACGACTGAGTTTTTCCGGTCCGAAGCCCCGAACTACGAGTCGGTAGCCGCCCTTCTGGATCCGGAATCGATGACATTGCTGACCCGTCGTGAATCCGCCGACGAGCCGCCGAACTACTATCTGCGGGATCTGAAGACTGGGGATCTGGTGGCGCTGACGAACTTCCCGCATCCCTATCCGCAACTCGCCGGGGTCAGCAAGGAGACGATTCAGTACGAAAGGGAAGACGGCATTTCGCTCACGGCAACGCTGTATCTCCCGGCCGGGTATGAATCGGAGCGCGACGGTCCGTTGCCCGCGCTCGTCTGGGCGTATCCGCGTGAGTTCAAGAGCGCCGACGCTGCCGGTCAGCGCTACGACTCGCCCTACCAGTTCAAGTATGTGAGCTACTGGGGAGCAGTGCCGTACGTGACGCAGGGCTATGCCGTAATCAACAACGCGTCGATGCCGATTGTAGGTGAGGGCGAAGAAGAGCCGAACGACTCGTTCCGCGAACAACTCGTCGCCAACGCGGCGGCCGCAATAGAAGAGGGAGCACGGCGGGGCGTCGTTGATCCGAACCGTGTGGCGATTGGAGGTCACTCCTACGGTGCCTTCATGACAGCTAACCTGCTTGCCCATTCCAACCTCTTTCGAGCCGGAATCGCCCGGAGTGGCGCATATAACCGCACGCTCACGCCATTCGGCTTCCAGGCGGAAGAGCGGCTGTTCTGGGACGCACCGGACATCTACTACAACATGTCTCCGTTCATGCACGCAGAGAAGGTGGACGAACCGATCCTGCTGATCCACGGCGAGGCGGACAACAACTCGGGGACATACCCGCTCCAGAGTCGGCGATATTACAATGCTCTGAAAGGACTCGGGAAGACTGCTCGCCTTGTGATGCTGCCGCACGAGAGCCACGGGTATCGGGCGAGAGAGTCTATCATGCACATGCTGTGGGAGACGAATCGCTGGCTGGATCTGCACGTCAAGAACGCCGCGCCAACCGCCGGTTCAGGCGTGGAGGATCCGATCGGTTAA
- a CDS encoding DinB family protein: protein MVKDGLILELKGSQAFFERSTDCLSEEDSVFRPAEGMYSVASHVAHAAQTVDWFIDGMFSPDGFDLDFQKHIDEAVACTSLTEARQRFSKAFSNAAEVLATKSDSDLMTPLPDGPVMGGAPRLSVISAMTEHTAHHRGALSVYSRLLGKEPKMPYGDM, encoded by the coding sequence ATGGTAAAAGATGGACTAATCCTCGAGCTGAAGGGCTCGCAGGCTTTCTTCGAACGGAGCACGGATTGTCTCTCTGAGGAGGACTCCGTGTTTCGCCCCGCGGAGGGAATGTACTCCGTCGCGTCGCATGTCGCGCATGCAGCGCAAACCGTCGACTGGTTCATCGACGGTATGTTTAGTCCTGACGGCTTCGATCTTGATTTCCAGAAACACATAGACGAGGCTGTGGCGTGTACCTCGCTGACCGAAGCACGACAGCGGTTCAGCAAGGCGTTCTCCAACGCGGCGGAGGTTCTTGCAACCAAATCAGATTCTGATTTGATGACGCCTCTGCCAGACGGACCGGTCATGGGTGGTGCTCCCCGGCTGTCAGTGATCAGCGCCATGACAGAGCACACGGCACATCATCGCGGTGCGCTCTCCGTATACTCACGGCTGCTGGGCAAGGAACCCAAAATGCCGTACGGCGACATGTAA